From the genome of Virgibacillus proomii, one region includes:
- a CDS encoding DUF4064 domain-containing protein, producing the protein MNRKIEYILGIVGFSMDALVAIMSGVFLLILHSGVDFLKDAIDPTEYGAFSDFFPVFINLLWIPILGCVISFILGLIAVVNIKKNPKVAGGFFIAAAIISSWLLFSGFFFQSVFYLIAGIMCFVRKPEDSAME; encoded by the coding sequence ATGAATCGAAAAATTGAATATATATTAGGAATTGTTGGTTTTTCAATGGATGCATTAGTGGCCATTATGAGTGGAGTTTTTCTACTTATACTTCATAGTGGGGTAGATTTTCTAAAAGACGCTATTGACCCAACGGAATATGGGGCGTTTTCTGATTTTTTCCCCGTATTTATTAATTTATTGTGGATTCCTATTCTTGGGTGTGTTATTAGCTTTATTTTAGGGTTAATTGCAGTAGTAAATATAAAAAAGAATCCGAAAGTTGCCGGAGGTTTTTTCATAGCAGCTGCGATAATTAGTAGTTGGTTGTTGTTTTCAGGATTTTTCTTTCAATCTGTATTTTATTTAATTGCTGGGATTATGTGCTTTGTACGAAAACCAGAAGATAGCGCTATGGAATAA
- a CDS encoding TetR/AcrR family transcriptional regulator, which produces MSLRARKIAEKKEEIIRMAIRVLSEKGYYGITMEEIASKLLMTKGTVYYYFKDKQDLLYQSQMMLLGKSLDNMNSIRQQDLPIMDKLKKAMTTHIEYLLTEKSGFESMLKPEQIFSKEQLEVILKRRDDYGKCFDQLIAEGIEANTFYPVDIKVVRNIILGAMNWVIQWYSDSGKKSKTEIAEDITEYLLRILIKTGGD; this is translated from the coding sequence TTGTCTTTACGTGCCCGGAAAATAGCTGAAAAGAAAGAGGAAATTATTCGAATGGCTATACGCGTATTATCAGAGAAAGGGTATTATGGCATTACGATGGAGGAAATTGCTTCAAAGCTATTAATGACAAAAGGTACCGTTTATTACTATTTTAAAGATAAGCAGGATCTATTATATCAAAGTCAAATGATGTTGTTAGGAAAAAGTTTGGACAATATGAACTCCATCCGACAACAGGACTTGCCAATAATGGATAAGCTAAAAAAAGCAATGACCACCCACATTGAATATCTCCTTACTGAAAAGTCGGGGTTTGAATCAATGTTAAAGCCGGAGCAGATTTTTTCTAAAGAACAGCTCGAGGTCATTTTAAAACGGAGAGATGATTATGGGAAGTGTTTTGACCAGCTGATCGCAGAAGGAATAGAAGCGAATACTTTTTACCCCGTTGACATAAAAGTAGTTAGAAATATCATTTTGGGAGCGATGAATTGGGTAATACAATGGTATTCAGACAGTGGAAAAAAGAGTAAAACAGAAATTGCTGAGGATATTACGGAGTATTTACTTCGGATTTTAATAAAAACGGGAGGCGATTAA
- a CDS encoding class D sortase, protein MLRAFSIVLIICGIAILGYGGFQLYNFKAMESDRMDEAKSFVSNTVVKEVENVKKFSYDQFKTGDTIGILYIPKLDREVPIVEGVDEEELAQGVGHYTGTGFPGENKQILLSGHRDTVFREFDKLEDGDEFHVKMEHGTFVYTIQDHKIVSADDTTVIDPDRKDEVLTVSTCYPFSYIGDAPDRYVIYAYPR, encoded by the coding sequence ATGCTTCGGGCATTTTCAATCGTGTTAATTATTTGTGGAATAGCGATTCTTGGCTATGGCGGATTTCAATTATATAACTTTAAAGCAATGGAAAGTGACCGGATGGATGAAGCAAAATCGTTTGTTTCGAACACGGTTGTTAAAGAGGTAGAAAATGTCAAGAAATTTAGTTATGACCAATTTAAAACAGGAGATACGATTGGAATTTTATATATTCCAAAACTTGATCGTGAAGTCCCAATCGTAGAAGGTGTAGATGAAGAAGAGTTGGCTCAGGGAGTTGGGCATTACACCGGTACAGGTTTTCCCGGAGAAAATAAACAAATCTTACTATCTGGTCATCGAGATACAGTTTTTAGAGAATTTGATAAGTTAGAAGACGGAGATGAGTTCCATGTAAAAATGGAACATGGTACTTTTGTATATACCATTCAGGATCATAAAATTGTATCTGCAGATGATACAACGGTCATTGATCCTGATCGAAAGGATGAAGTATTAACCGTATCTACATGCTATCCATTTTCCTATATCGGTGATGCACCAGATCGCTATGTTATCTATGCCTATCCTAGATAA
- a CDS encoding LL-diaminopimelate aminotransferase, translating into MSIRLANKMVNFQTSIFNELSAYKKKKMQEGLEMIDLSVGSPDLPPAQFVIDEMTKNVQDPAQYGYTLTGIDELHEMIATYYTEQYAAPVHTETEALMVMGSQDGLVHLPMVLTNPGDIILLPDPGYTAYQTGVSLANATPYPMPLKAENNFLPDLEAIPEEIRKKAKMMILNFPGNPVPALATKEFFEKVVKFAQKYDISVLHDFAYSELYYEEKPISFLSIDGAKEVGVEFNSFSKSFNMAGCRIGYIVGNAEIIDGLKRLKSNIDFGVFLPIQKTAISALKHGADFCQTLRSVYKKRRDILIQGFSELGWKVDPPKASMFIWAKVPESFTSTEFTYRLIDDAGVVVIPGNAFGKSGEGYVRIGLVQPEELLTKAVKKMEMSQLFLSVNMV; encoded by the coding sequence ATGAGTATAAGGCTAGCTAATAAAATGGTTAATTTTCAAACTTCCATTTTCAATGAGCTATCTGCTTACAAAAAGAAAAAAATGCAGGAAGGGTTGGAAATGATTGATTTAAGTGTGGGAAGCCCAGACTTACCTCCTGCTCAGTTCGTAATAGACGAAATGACAAAAAATGTTCAAGATCCTGCACAATATGGCTATACATTAACCGGTATAGATGAATTACACGAAATGATTGCAACTTACTATACCGAACAATATGCAGCACCTGTTCATACAGAAACAGAAGCCTTAATGGTAATGGGTTCACAAGATGGACTTGTACATTTACCAATGGTTCTTACTAACCCGGGTGATATTATTCTTTTACCTGACCCTGGGTATACTGCCTATCAAACTGGAGTTTCTTTAGCTAATGCAACACCATATCCCATGCCGCTAAAGGCAGAAAATAATTTCTTGCCTGACTTAGAAGCCATCCCTGAAGAAATTAGAAAAAAAGCCAAGATGATGATATTGAATTTTCCAGGCAATCCTGTACCTGCTCTTGCTACAAAAGAGTTTTTTGAAAAGGTAGTTAAGTTTGCCCAAAAATACGACATTTCCGTCCTTCATGATTTTGCTTATTCTGAACTCTATTATGAAGAAAAACCAATTAGCTTCTTATCAATCGATGGAGCAAAAGAAGTTGGCGTAGAGTTTAATTCCTTTTCCAAAAGCTTCAACATGGCTGGTTGTAGAATTGGTTATATTGTAGGTAATGCTGAAATTATAGATGGATTGAAACGGTTAAAATCAAATATTGACTTTGGAGTCTTTCTACCTATTCAAAAAACCGCTATCTCCGCTTTAAAACATGGCGCAGATTTTTGTCAAACGTTAAGATCTGTCTATAAAAAGCGCAGAGATATTTTAATTCAAGGTTTTAGTGAATTAGGATGGAAAGTTGATCCCCCAAAGGCATCCATGTTTATTTGGGCAAAGGTACCGGAATCATTTACATCTACAGAATTTACGTATCGACTAATAGACGATGCTGGAGTTGTTGTAATACCAGGTAACGCTTTCGGAAAATCAGGAGAAGGCTATGTACGTATTGGTTTAGTTCAACCGGAGGAACTGCTTACAAAAGCCGTTAAAAAAATGGAGATGAGTCAATTATTCTTATCCGTAAACATGGTTTAA